AGTGCCGCTTGAGGTCGGCGCCCGACATCGGGGCCATGGCCAGGAGGCCCAGGATGATGCGCGAGAGGATCACGTGCTCAGTCGAGCACGGTGCTAGGAGACTTGTCAACTAGCAGCGTCACGCGTCCTGACACCCGTCGGCAGCCGCGTGAGCGCCACGCCGGCGAGGCAGAGCAGGCCGCCGAGCAGCGCGAGCGGCGGTGGCACCTCGCCCAGCAGTGGCCAGGCCGCGACGGTCGCGATGACGGGCACGAGGTAGGTCGTCGTGGTGAGCTTGCCCGCCGGCATGCGGCGCAACGCGTACGCCCAGGCCAGGAAGGCGACCGCCGTCGGCACGAGCCCCAGGTAGACGAGGCCCGCGGTCGCCGCGGGTGGCGCGACGGCGAGCTGCGTGATGAGCGATCCGCTCCACGGCAGGCTGCCGGCTACGCCGATCGCCACGCCGATGAGGGTCACCTGCAGGCCGGGGAGCCGCTGCAGCAGCGGCTTCTGCACGAGCACCGCGATCGCGTAGGTGACGGCGGCGACGAGCGCGAGCACCACGCCCACGACGCTCAGCGCGCCGCTCGCCGTCGCGACGCCGATGAGCGCGATGCCGCCGAACGCCACGATCGCGCCGATGATGAGCCAGCGCGGAAACCCCTCGCCGAGCAGCGTGCCGGCCACCAGCGCGACGATCAGCGGCGCGACGTTGACGAGCAGCGCCGCGGTGCCGGGGTCGAGCTCGTGCTCTGCTGCGTTCAGCGCGAGGTTGTAGATGAGGAACCACGAGACGCCGAAGACGCCCAGCAGCAGCCACTCGCGGCGGGTCGGCGGCACCCAGGCGCCGCGCACCAGCTGCACGGCGCCGAGTGCGAGCGCGGCGACGGCGAGCCTGCCGAGCGTCAGCGCCCCCGGGTCGAAGTCGTTCGCGACGGCCCTGATCACGAGGAATGCCGACGCCCACGAGAGCACTGCCACCACGACGGCGCCGATGACGAGCAGCCGTTCGCGGGGCGGGGCGTCGGTCATGAGCACGAGCCTAGGTGTCACCGGTGACAGCCGTGAGGCCGTGTACGGTCGCAGGCCGTCGAGATCCCGCCACGCCGCCCTCGCGCCCCGGAGAGCGGCGCGGCTGGTCGATCGTCGAGGTGGCAGGATGCCTCGCATGGGTGAAGACCACAAGGCCATGCTGATCCGCTACCTCCTGCTGCAGCGCGACACGCTGCGCTGGAAGCTCGATGGCGTCTCGGAACGCGACGCGCGCATGCCGATGACGCCGACCGGCACGAATCTGCTCGGCCTGGTCAAGCACGTGGCCTCGGTCTCGGCCGGCTACCTCGGCGAGTGCGTCGGGCGCCCCTTCCCGGAGCGGATGCCGTGGAC
The window above is part of the Agrococcus sp. ARC_14 genome. Proteins encoded here:
- a CDS encoding DMT family transporter, translated to MTDAPPRERLLVIGAVVVAVLSWASAFLVIRAVANDFDPGALTLGRLAVAALALGAVQLVRGAWVPPTRREWLLLGVFGVSWFLIYNLALNAAEHELDPGTAALLVNVAPLIVALVAGTLLGEGFPRWLIIGAIVAFGGIALIGVATASGALSVVGVVLALVAAVTYAIAVLVQKPLLQRLPGLQVTLIGVAIGVAGSLPWSGSLITQLAVAPPAATAGLVYLGLVPTAVAFLAWAYALRRMPAGKLTTTTYLVPVIATVAAWPLLGEVPPPLALLGGLLCLAGVALTRLPTGVRTRDAAS